The proteins below come from a single Carnobacterium viridans genomic window:
- a CDS encoding ssDNA-binding protein, protein MNAAMFTGKVVSDVKVINTKHGYPFCYIALDVNGKIQNLLITGRKAFKFVYEVENGTGLTVDCIINDRKQLFIQEYKIDSQPTLLGQLWDYKGRRLPFKKTMF, encoded by the coding sequence ATGAACGCTGCAATGTTTACTGGTAAAGTTGTTTCGGATGTTAAAGTAATTAACACAAAACATGGTTACCCCTTTTGTTATATTGCTTTAGATGTTAATGGTAAGATTCAAAATTTACTGATAACTGGACGGAAAGCTTTTAAATTTGTATATGAAGTTGAGAATGGTACTGGTTTAACCGTTGATTGTATTATTAATGATCGTAAGCAATTGTTTATTCAAGAATATAAGATTGACAGTCAACCTACTCTTTTAGGTCAATTATGGGATTATAAAGGTAGACGACTACCATTTAAGAAAACTATGTTTTAG